DNA from Streptomyces rishiriensis:
CGACCTTCGCACCCTCGTGGGCCTTCTCGAAGGCGGTGACGGCGGCGTCGACGACCTGTTCCTTGGGCTGGTTGCCGACCTCCTGGAAGAGCCAGACGCGCAGGGTGCCCGTCTTGTCGTCCGTGTCGGAAGAGGAGTTGCCGGATGTCTGGGGGGCGCAGGCGGTGACGACCAGGGCGGCGGCCGTGAGCACGGCCAGTCGGGTGGGGAGCTTCATGGCGCGATCCTCCGAGCGTTGCAACATATGCAATGACTGTTTCGCTCTGCACAACACACCGGAGGCTATGGACTGGAGGAACGCGCCGACAAGAGGTCTCCACCACTCTGTGACCACCTGACGCACCCCGTGCAACGACAAAGACGGCGCAAGGCGACACAAGGCCCCCGGGGCGCGTGGTGACGCGCCCCGGGGGCCTCGGGAAAGCTGCTGAGTCCTGCGGCTACTTCTTGTCGCCGCCCTTGCCCTTGTCGTCCCCGCCACCGGCCATGGACTCGAAGATCTCCTTGCACATGGGGCAGACGGGGTACTTCTTCGGGTCGCGGCCGGGCACCCAGACCTTGCCGCACAGCGCCACGACGGGCGTCCCGTCGAGGGCGCTCGCCATGATCTTGTCCTTCTGGACGTAGTGGGCGTAGCGCTCGTGGTCCCCGTCGCCGTGCGACACCTGCGGCGTCGGCTCTACGAGGGTTCCCGTCCCAGTGCCTCGCTGGGGCTGGGTCTCAGGCTCAAGAGTGCTCATGACGCCAAGGGTACTGAAGCCGCGTACCGAAGCTCACACCCGTCAGTTGAGCGAGGCGTCGTCCGGATAGGTCGCCACCATCGCGAGTTCGCTGCGCTGGCGGCGCAGCACCTCGCGCCAGAGTCTCTCGGGGGACGGCGAGGACACGTCACCCGGTTCGGACTCCACGACGTACCAGGCGCCCTCCTCCAGCTCGTCCTCCAGCTGACCCGGGCCCCAGCCGGCATATCCGGCGAAGATCCGCAGGGAGCCGAGGGCCGAGGCCAGGAGTTCCGGTGGGGCCTCCAGGTCGACGAGACCGATCGCGCCGTGCACCCGGCGCCAGCCGATCGGGGTGCCGTTGACGGTCGTGCCACCCGGGATGACGGCGATGCCGAGGGCCGAGTCGAGGGAGACCGGGCCGCCCTGGAAGACGACGCCGGGTTCACCGGTGAGATCCGCCCAGCCCTCCAGGATGTCGCTCACGCCCACCGGAGTGGGCCGGTTGAGGACGACACCGAGGGAGCCCTCCTCGTCGTGGTCGAGAAGGAGCACCACCGCACGGTCGAAGTTCGGGTCCGCCAGGGCGGGCGTTGCCACGAGCAGCCGCCCCGTGAGCGAGGACACCTCGGTCATGCCAGACATGATCCCGCATCTTCCCGTGAAGTGGGGAGGCAACCCGGGCACCGGGGGCGCGCACGGGTGCGGTCCGGGCGCACAGGCCCGCGCGGCGGTCGGCGGTGACCCCATGTGCCCGGTGGGGAACGGTTCGTGTTGTGACACAGCTATGACGCACCTGGGCGGTCCCTGGGCTTACGGGACAGGGGTCGGCGGCGATTACTCTGTCTCATCTGGCCCTGCCCCCGACATCAACGGCCCTTGCCCCATCCACCATCCATGGAACGCGAGATACATGACCGTCAACGGCTCTGACGACGTACTGCTTGTCCACGGCGGCACCCCGCTCGAGGGCGAGATCCGTGTCCGCGGTGCGAAGAACCTCGTACCCAAGGCCATGGTCGCCGCCCTGCTGGGCAGTGAGCCGAGTCGGCTGCGCAATGTTCCGGACATCCGTGACGTGCGGGTCGTACGCGGCCTGCTCCAGCTGCACGGTGTGACGGTCCGGCCGGGCGAGGAGCCGGGCGAGCTGGTGCTCGACCCGACCTACGTGGAGAGCGCGAACGTCGCCGACATCGACGCCCACGCGGGTTCGAGCCGGATCCCGATCCTGTTCTGCGGCCCGCTGCTGCACCGCCTCGGCCACGCGTTCATCCCGGGCCTGGGCGGCTGCGACATCGGCGGCCGGCCCATCGACTTCCACTTCGACGTGCTGCGGCAGTTCGGCGCGAAGATCGAGAAGCGGGAGGACGGCCAGTACCTGGAGGCCCCGCAGCGGCTGCGCGGCACCAAGATCGTGCTGCCGTACCCCTCCGTCGGCGCGACCGAGCAGGTGCTGCTGACCGCCGTCCTGGCGGAGGGCGTCACCGAGCTCTCGAACGCGGCCGTGGAGCCGGAGATCGAGGATCTCATCTGCGTGCTCCAGAAGATGGGCGCCATCATCGCGATGGACACCGACCGCACGATCCGCATCACCGGTGTCGACAAGCTCGGCGGCTACAACCACGCCGCCCTGTCCGACCGCCTGGAGGCCGCCTCCTGGGCGTCCGCGGCGCTGGCGACCGAGGGCAACATCTACGTCCGCGGCGCCCAGCAGCGCTCGATGATGACGTTCCTGAACACCTACCGCAAGGTGGGCGGCGCGTTCGAGATCGACGACGAGGGCATCCGCTTCTGGCACCCGGGCGGCCAGCTGAAGTCCATCGCGCTGGAGACGGACGTCCACCCCGGTTTCCAGACCGACTGGCAGCAGCCGCTGGTCGTCGCGCTGACGCAGGCCACCGGCCTCTCGATCATCCATGAGACGGTCTACGAGTCCCGTCTGGGCTTCACCTCCGCGCTCAACCAGATGGGCGCCCACATCCAGCTGTACCGCGAGTGCCTCGGCGGCTCGAACTGCCGCTTCGGGCAGCGCAACTTCCTGCACTCCGCGGTCGTGTCGGGCCCCACGAAGCTCCAGGGCGCCGACCTGGTCATCCCCGACCTCCGCGGCGGCTTCTCGTACCTGATCGCCGCTCTCGCGGCCCAGGGCACCTCCCGGGTGCACGGCATCGACCTGATCAACCGCGGCTACGAGAACTTCATGGAGAAGCTCGTGGAGCTGGGCGCGAAGGTCGAGCTCCCGGGCAAAGCACTGGGCTGACCCCCACCGCCTCACCCCGGCCCGGAGAAGCGACCCGGCCGGGGGTCCGGGGGGGCGCGCCCGGGCAGACACGGCGGCAGCACGGAGAAGGCAGCCCGGAGAGGCTCGTGGAGCTGGGCCCGGAGGTCCGGCTCCCGGGCGGAGCACTGGCCCGGAACCCCTCGGCGCGGGCCGGTGGAACCGGCCCGGCCGGCGCTCGAGGGCGTGCGTGAGGGCACAACGATGGGGCGGCACCCGGAATCCGGGTGCCGCCCCATCACGTTGCCTACACCGCGTACACCGTCCGGTGAGGTGTAGACGGCAAGGTCACTTGCCCTTTGCCGCTTCCTTGAGCTTCGAGCCCGCGGAGACCTTGACGCTGTAGCCGGCCGGGATCTGGATCGGGTCACCGGTCTGCGGGTTGCGGGCGGTGCGAGCGGCACGGTGGGTGCGCTCGAAGGTCAGGAAGCCGGGGATCGTGACCTTCTCGTCGCCCTTGGAGACGATGTCGCCGACGACCTCGGCGAACGCGGCCAGCACTGCGTCGGCGTCCTTGCGGGTCACCTCGGCGCGGTCGGCCAGCGCGGCCACCAGCTCACTGCGGTTCATGTTGTTACTCCCGTGTTCTTCTTGCCGTTGCGGCGTGCCACGCGGCGGAGCCGCATGTTGGGCACAGCGAAAGTCGATGTGCACGCGCCCAGAGACGCATCCTGCCCCTACCAGCGGCGCGAAAGCCAATCCGGCACCCGCACGGAGTCGTGAGACAACCCTTGGGAGTCACACGAAGGACGGTTGGGTCGGGCGCAACCCTAGAGGGCTGTCGACGGCGCGAGGTTCCGCGACGCGCCGTTGCGGGGGCCGCCGTGGCGATCCTCACAGCCCCCGCATACCCGGCGGCGCCGAGATCATGGCGCCGATCTCGGGCTTGTGCCGATCCCGGGCTTACGAGGCCGACGCTCCCGCCGCCTTCGCGGCCTCCCGCACCGCACCCGCCACGGCGCCGGCGACCTTGTCGTTGAAGACGCTGGGGATGATGTAGTTCGCGTTGAGCTCGTCGTCGCTCACGACGTCCGCGAGGGCCTTCGCGGCCGCGAGCATCATCTCGGTGTTGACGGTGCGGGACTGCGCGTCCAGCAGGCCGCGGAAGACGCCCGGGAAGACCAGCACGTTGTTGATCTGGTTGGGGAAGTCGGAGCGGCCGGTGGCCACGACGGCGGCCGTCTGACGGGCGATCGCCGGGTCGACCTCGGGGTCCGGATTCGCGAGCGCGAACACGATCGCGTCGTCGGCCATGGCGGCCACGTCGTCGCCGCCGAGGACGTTCGGGGCGGAGACGCCGATGAAGACGTCCGCGCCGCGCACGGCCTCCTTCAGGGTGCCGGTGAGGCCCTCGGGGTTGGTGTTGTCGGCGATCCAGCACAGCGCCGAGTCCGGGGCCGCGTCGACCAGGTCCGCGCGGTCCGCGTGGACGACGCCGTGGATGTCGGCGACGACCGCGTTCTTCACGCCGGCCGCCAGCAGCAGCTTGAGGATGGCGGTACCGGCCGCGCCGGCGCCGGACATGACGACCCGCACGTCTCCGATGCCCTTGTTCACGACACGCAGGGCGTTCGTGAGGGACGCGAGGACGACGATCGCGGTGCCGTGCTGGTCGTCGTGGAAGACGGGGATGTCGAGGGCCTCGCGCAGCCGGGCCTCGATCTCGAAGCAGCGGGGGGCGGAGATGTCCTCGAGGTTGATGCCCGCGAAGCCGGGGGCGATGGCCTTGACGATCTCGACGATCGCGTCGGTGTCCTGGGTGTCCAGGCACAGCGGCCAGGCGTCGATGCCGGCGAACCGCTTGAAGAGGGCCGCCTTGCCCTCCATGACCGGCAGCGCGGCCATCGGGCCGATGTTGCCGAGGCCCAGCACGGCCGAGCCGTCCGTCACGACCGCAACGGAGTTGCGCTTGATGGTGAGGCGGCGGGCGTCCTCGGGGTTCTCGGCGATCGCCATGCAGACGCGGGCCACGCCCGGCGTGTAGATCATCGAGAGGTCGTCACGGTTGCGGATGGGGTGCTTGGACGCCATCTCGATCTTGCCGCCGAGGTGCATCAGGAACGTACGGTCGGAGACCTTGCCGAGGGTGACGCCCTCGATGCCGCGCAGCTGCTCGACGATCTCGTCGGCGTGGGCGGTGGAGGTGGCGGCGATGGTGACGTCGATCCGGAGCTTCTCGTGACCGGACGCGGTGACGTCGAGGCCGGTCACCGAGCCTCCGTGGGACTCCACGGCCGTGGTGATCTGGGAGACCGCCGTTCCGCTGGCGGGCACCTCCAGACGGACCGTGATCGAGTAGGAGACGCTGGGCGCCGTTGCCATGGCCGACTTCCTCTGCACTGCTGGGTGGCGGGATTGCCGTCCGATCGTCGCACCTACCGACGAGTACGTGAAAGCCGCCCCGGGTTGCGATCGTTTTGTTCTCAATCAAGTCGGTGCAGGCGCCGGAGAAGGCAACGAGAGAGGCCCACATCGCAGTGATGTGGGCCTCTCTCCCGTTCATGACACCGGCCCGCCATGCTCGCCTCGCGGCAAGTGGTCGCTCGTAGCGACGAAGGTTGGGCCCGGGGGCTTGGATCGAGCCGGTGTCACGACCAGGCTAACAAACGGATGGCCGAAGACCATTCCCGTCCGGCAGGTTCACAGGAAACGATCGGCCGTTCAGTCCCGCAGAAGGTCCGGGACGCCGTCCGCGTCCGGTTCGTCACGGTCCCCGGAGACGACCGTGAGCTGCTGGGTGGCCCGGGTGAGGGCCACGTACAGCACGCGCAGACCGGCCGGGCTCTCGTCCGCGATCTCCGCCGGTGAGACGACGACCGTGGCGTCGTACTCCAGGCCCTTGGCCTCGAGGCTGCCGAGGGCCACCACCCGGTCGCCCAGCCCGGCGAGCCAGCGTCTCGCCTCCTCGCGGCGGTTCATGGCCACCACGACGCCGACGGTGCCGTCGACCCGCTCCAGCAGGCGCCCGGCCTCCGCGCGGACGGTGGCGCCCAGGGTGTCGGTGACGGCCTCGAAGCGCGGCACGACGCCCGTCGACCTGACCGCCGACGGGGATTCGGCGCCGGGCATGGCCAGGGCCAGCACCTTCGCCGCCAGCTCGGCGATCTCGGCCGGGTTGCGGTAGTTCACGGTCAGCTGGAAGCGGCGGCGCGGGCGGGTGCCCAGGGCCTCGTCGCGGGCCTCGGCGGCTTCGTCGGGGTCGGACCAGGAGGACTGGGCCGGGTCGCCGACGACCGTCCAGGTGGCGTGCCGGCCGCGGCGGCCGACCATGCGCCACTGCATCGGCGTGAGGTCCTGTGCCTCGTCGACGATGACGTGGGCGTACTCGGTGCGCTCCTGGGCGAGCCGCTCGGCGCGCTCGCGCTGGGTCTCCTCGCGCACCGGCATCAGCTCCTCCAGACCGGTGAGCTGGTCCAGCGGGTCGTACTCGCGCCGCTTCCGCGGGCGCAGCGGGGCGCCGAGGATCGCCTGGAGCTCGTCGAGCATGGCGATGTCGTGCACCGAGCGGCCGTCCCGCCTGAGGGCGCGGGCGACCTTGCGGACCTCTCCCGGGTTGAGGACGCGCCGGGCCCAGCGGCCGAGCCGCCGTTCGTCGGCCATGGCGGCGAGGACCGCCTCCGGGGTCAGCTCGGGCCACCAGGCGTCGAGGAAGGCGATGAACGAGTCCTCGGAGGTCACGTCCTCGTCGAAGGAGGAGCGCAGCTCGGCGGCGAGTTGGGGGTCGCTGTGCCGGCCCACCGCCCCGGAGCGCTCCCACAGGGCGTCCAGGAGCAGCTTGCGGGCACGGGGGCGCAGGAGGTTCACCGGGGCGGTGCCGCTGAGGGCGCTCTGCCGGACGCGGTCCAGATCGGCGGCCTCCAGTTCCAGGCGGCGGCCGAAGGCCACGACCCGCAGCCGGGTCGGTGCCGCCCTGGGCGCGGGGGTCTCACCGGTCTCGTCGTCGGGGTCGTCGAAAGCCCGCTGCGCGGCGGCCCGGCCGCCGCTCTCCAGCGCGCCGCGCGCCGCCTTCCGGAGCACCTTCAGCATCCGGTACGACCCCTTGGCCCGGGCCACCGCCGGCGAGTCGTACAGGGTGGCCTCGGCGCCGTCGACGAGGGAGCCGATGGCGCGGATGGCGACCTGGCCCTCCTCGCCGAGCGAGGGCAGCACGCCCTCGGTGTACGCCACGAGGAGCGGCGTGGGCGAGACGATCAGGATGCCGCCCGCGTACCGGCGCCGGTCCTGGTAGAGCAGGTAGGCGGCCCGGTGCAGCGCGACGGCGGTCTTCCCGGTGCCGGGGCCGCCCTCGACGTAGGTCACGGAGGCGGCGGGGGCGCGGATGACCAGGTCCTGCTCGGCCTGGATGGAGGCGACGATGTCGCGCATGGTGTGGCTGCGGGCCTGTCCGAGGGCGGCCATGAGGGCGCCGTCGCCGATGACGGGCAGTTCGCCGCCGTCCAGCACCGCCTTCAGCTCGGGACGCATCAGGTCGTCCTCGACGCCGAGGACGCGACGCCCCTTCGAGCGGATGACCCGGCGCCGTACGACGCGCCCCGGGTCGACCGGGGTGGACCGGTAGAAGGGCGCCGCGGCCGGTGCCCGCCAGTCGATGACCAGCGGGGAGTAGTCGGAGTCGAGGACGCCGATACGGCCGATGTGGAGCGTTTCGGCGATGTCGGCGGTGTTGTCGTCGCGGACGGCCCCCTCGGCGGGCTCCACGGCGGTGTAGGCGCCGTCCGGGCCCTTCGCGCCGTCCTTGCCCGGGAGCAGGTCGATGCGCCCGAACAGGAAGTCCTCGAACTCGTTGTTGAGCCGGTTGAGGTGGACGCCCGCGCGGAACACCTGGGCGTCCCGCTCGGCGAGGGCGCCGGGCGTGCCGACCTGCCCCCGTTTGGCCGCGTCGTGCATCAGGAACTCCGCCTCGTGGATCTTCTCCTCGAGGCGCCGGTACACCCGGTCGAGGTGTTCCTGTTCGATGCCGATCTCTCGGTCCCGCACCGAATCCGGCGCGGTGTGCCGAACCGATCCGACCGCGGTTTCCTGCTGTGCCTGAACGGCCACCGGGCCCCCTTCTGACGTGCTGGGCAGCCGTCAACCGTACGCGAAGGGGACCCCGTGTAGGAAGTTACGCGTCGATCTGGACGAGCTTCTTGCCGTCGAAGGTCATGACCTCGAAGTGGTCGATCTCGTTGGTCTTGAAGGCGGCGCCGCCCACGACGTAGAGCGGGTTCTTGGCCTGCTCGGTCTTCGCGTTCGCGATGCCGTAGCCCCATTCCGGGACCGACCAGGAGGAGACCGTCTCACGCTCGCCGTTCTTGCCGACGGCGATGAGCGAGCACTTCTCCGGGCCCGTGACGTTCTTCAGCTCGACGCCGACCTCCGTGCCCCACCCCTTCTCGCCCATGGCGACGGTGGCGGAGACCTTGGTGGCGGAGTCGGTGGCGGAGACCCGGTCGGTGAGCGTGGCGAAGGTGTCCTTGGCGGCGTTGGCCGACTTGGTGGAACTCGCCTCCGTGCCCTTGGTCCCGCTGTCGCCGCCGGTCGCCGCCAGCACGGTGAGCGGGCCGCCGATGATCAGCGCGGCCGCGGCCGCCACCAGGAAGAACGAGCGGCGGCGCTTGACCGCGCGGCGCTCGGACACCTCGTCGACCAGCCGTTCCGCGAGCCGCGGGCTGGGGCGGGCGGACAGGGACTCGCCGATCGCGGGCGTGCCGGTGCCCGGCAGGTCCGCGAGAGCGGCCAGCATGGGTTCCATGCCGGCGAGCTCGTCGAGCTGCTGGGCGCACCACTCGCAGCCGGCGAGATGCATCTCGAAAGCGGTTGCTTCGGCGTCGTCGAGAATCCCGAGGGCGTAGGCGCCGACGGTCTCGTGTTCGCTCGGGCTCTGAGATCCCGTAGATCCCTGCATGGGTCCAGACATACCCGAACCACCTGCTCCGAATCCCCCGTAAACGCTCATCACGCCGTCACCCCCCGCTCCTCCAGAGCCAGCTTCATCGACCGCAGGGCATAGAAGACCCGTGAGCGCACGGTGCCGCTGGGTATCCCCAGCGTCTCGGCCGCCTCGTTGACGGTACGCCCCTTGAAGTACGTCTCGACGAGCACCTCCCGGTGGGCCGGGGTCAGGTCGTCGAGCGCGTCGGACAGCGTCATCAG
Protein-coding regions in this window:
- a CDS encoding HelD family protein, which gives rise to MAVQAQQETAVGSVRHTAPDSVRDREIGIEQEHLDRVYRRLEEKIHEAEFLMHDAAKRGQVGTPGALAERDAQVFRAGVHLNRLNNEFEDFLFGRIDLLPGKDGAKGPDGAYTAVEPAEGAVRDDNTADIAETLHIGRIGVLDSDYSPLVIDWRAPAAAPFYRSTPVDPGRVVRRRVIRSKGRRVLGVEDDLMRPELKAVLDGGELPVIGDGALMAALGQARSHTMRDIVASIQAEQDLVIRAPAASVTYVEGGPGTGKTAVALHRAAYLLYQDRRRYAGGILIVSPTPLLVAYTEGVLPSLGEEGQVAIRAIGSLVDGAEATLYDSPAVARAKGSYRMLKVLRKAARGALESGGRAAAQRAFDDPDDETGETPAPRAAPTRLRVVAFGRRLELEAADLDRVRQSALSGTAPVNLLRPRARKLLLDALWERSGAVGRHSDPQLAAELRSSFDEDVTSEDSFIAFLDAWWPELTPEAVLAAMADERRLGRWARRVLNPGEVRKVARALRRDGRSVHDIAMLDELQAILGAPLRPRKRREYDPLDQLTGLEELMPVREETQRERAERLAQERTEYAHVIVDEAQDLTPMQWRMVGRRGRHATWTVVGDPAQSSWSDPDEAAEARDEALGTRPRRRFQLTVNYRNPAEIAELAAKVLALAMPGAESPSAVRSTGVVPRFEAVTDTLGATVRAEAGRLLERVDGTVGVVVAMNRREEARRWLAGLGDRVVALGSLEAKGLEYDATVVVSPAEIADESPAGLRVLYVALTRATQQLTVVSGDRDEPDADGVPDLLRD
- a CDS encoding anti-sigma factor family protein, whose protein sequence is MSGPMQGSTGSQSPSEHETVGAYALGILDDAEATAFEMHLAGCEWCAQQLDELAGMEPMLAALADLPGTGTPAIGESLSARPSPRLAERLVDEVSERRAVKRRRSFFLVAAAAALIIGGPLTVLAATGGDSGTKGTEASSTKSANAAKDTFATLTDRVSATDSATKVSATVAMGEKGWGTEVGVELKNVTGPEKCSLIAVGKNGERETVSSWSVPEWGYGIANAKTEQAKNPLYVVGGAAFKTNEIDHFEVMTFDGKKLVQIDA
- a CDS encoding HU family DNA-binding protein yields the protein MNRSELVAALADRAEVTRKDADAVLAAFAEVVGDIVSKGDEKVTIPGFLTFERTHRAARTARNPQTGDPIQIPAGYSVKVSAGSKLKEAAKGK
- a CDS encoding YqgE/AlgH family protein translates to MTEVSSLTGRLLVATPALADPNFDRAVVLLLDHDEEGSLGVVLNRPTPVGVSDILEGWADLTGEPGVVFQGGPVSLDSALGIAVIPGGTTVNGTPIGWRRVHGAIGLVDLEAPPELLASALGSLRIFAGYAGWGPGQLEDELEEGAWYVVESEPGDVSSPSPERLWREVLRRQRSELAMVATYPDDASLN
- a CDS encoding NAD-dependent malic enzyme, which gives rise to MATAPSVSYSITVRLEVPASGTAVSQITTAVESHGGSVTGLDVTASGHEKLRIDVTIAATSTAHADEIVEQLRGIEGVTLGKVSDRTFLMHLGGKIEMASKHPIRNRDDLSMIYTPGVARVCMAIAENPEDARRLTIKRNSVAVVTDGSAVLGLGNIGPMAALPVMEGKAALFKRFAGIDAWPLCLDTQDTDAIVEIVKAIAPGFAGINLEDISAPRCFEIEARLREALDIPVFHDDQHGTAIVVLASLTNALRVVNKGIGDVRVVMSGAGAAGTAILKLLLAAGVKNAVVADIHGVVHADRADLVDAAPDSALCWIADNTNPEGLTGTLKEAVRGADVFIGVSAPNVLGGDDVAAMADDAIVFALANPDPEVDPAIARQTAAVVATGRSDFPNQINNVLVFPGVFRGLLDAQSRTVNTEMMLAAAKALADVVSDDELNANYIIPSVFNDKVAGAVAGAVREAAKAAGASAS
- the murA gene encoding UDP-N-acetylglucosamine 1-carboxyvinyltransferase, which encodes MTVNGSDDVLLVHGGTPLEGEIRVRGAKNLVPKAMVAALLGSEPSRLRNVPDIRDVRVVRGLLQLHGVTVRPGEEPGELVLDPTYVESANVADIDAHAGSSRIPILFCGPLLHRLGHAFIPGLGGCDIGGRPIDFHFDVLRQFGAKIEKREDGQYLEAPQRLRGTKIVLPYPSVGATEQVLLTAVLAEGVTELSNAAVEPEIEDLICVLQKMGAIIAMDTDRTIRITGVDKLGGYNHAALSDRLEAASWASAALATEGNIYVRGAQQRSMMTFLNTYRKVGGAFEIDDEGIRFWHPGGQLKSIALETDVHPGFQTDWQQPLVVALTQATGLSIIHETVYESRLGFTSALNQMGAHIQLYRECLGGSNCRFGQRNFLHSAVVSGPTKLQGADLVIPDLRGGFSYLIAALAAQGTSRVHGIDLINRGYENFMEKLVELGAKVELPGKALG
- a CDS encoding DUF3039 domain-containing protein, with protein sequence MSTLEPETQPQRGTGTGTLVEPTPQVSHGDGDHERYAHYVQKDKIMASALDGTPVVALCGKVWVPGRDPKKYPVCPMCKEIFESMAGGGDDKGKGGDKK